In Camelus dromedarius isolate mCamDro1 chromosome 4, mCamDro1.pat, whole genome shotgun sequence, the DNA window tttttgttttttacttttagaaatatcACTTACCCTAGATCTGCTGCAAGTATTCTCCATCTCAGAAAATGtcaccatcatccatccagtTGTCCATGCCAGTAAACTGGGAGCCAACCTTTATGTCCATCACGAAGTCTTAGCAGTTTTACTTTTGAACCCTATTTCAAATATGTCCTTTTATCTCCATATACACTCTTAACTTCCACAGCCAGCCACTTTTGTTTATCTACCATCAGGAACGCTTCAAACATTTCCCAACTGGTCTCTCCTCATCCATTGTTACCTTCTTCCTGTCTGTTCTTCGCTATAGCCAGAGCAATGATCCTAAAACACGTATCTATCACTTTTCTACTCCCCACCACGTCCAccccaaaagagaagaaaatcaataTAAATCTTAATCGACATAAATAgacaaaacctttaaaatatattgaagatGAAGATGGCTATAACCTTTTCAAGTAGTAGGTGCCCTAAGTGCTACTTTGGTTCTGTCCCAAATTAACAGTGGCATGTTTGGTATGTCTGTGGTCCCTCTGTCACAGTGTCCTTGTCTGAAGAACTAAACTGACCTGTGTGTCTACCATTCATAAAATGAATGGGAAAGCTCTGATGAATAACAAGTCTCAAGAAAGTTGTACAAATTCAGTCTTGGAATTCAACTCAGTCTAGTCAGATACTACACTGTCAGTTGGAGAGATGGAAGGGTACATACCTGTAGGAGGTGAATTTTCAAACCATACAGCCCACTCTAGTTACTACCATAGCAGGTGACTTATGCTGATATATGACAGATCCCTGTGAGAGGTAGAACAAAGATTTTAATCTGCTTTTAGAGCCACTAGTAATACTGTAATCAATCATGTTCACAAGATAACTACCTTTACTGAAAAGAGTTTCAAAGAAACGTAATTTCCACTTAATTGCGACAGCTCCTATTAATAAAAAGTAAGACCTAATTCCACAGTGTCAGCTGTGTGCTAGCCTTTGAGATACAAAGAGGAATAAAGCAAAGATGGAAAGTTATAGGTCACACTGCTCCAGATAGAGCATTTAGTACTACTTGCTTGTTCTGAATGTCTGGCTGCACCATTTAGTTAAATCATGAAAAGTACCTGGTGGGGATGAGAAGTGGGGAGACTAGCCCGCTCCTCATTCCATTTACTATTTTGAAAAAGCTAAAATATAACTTAAATCATTGAAAAATTGGTATTATGTTTGGTGcatattgtcttttttttgatATTGTCTATTTTAAGTAAAAGGTAAAAATGTTATTTAGTAACTATGGCTCTTGCATGAATATGTATACTGGTTACCAACACCAACTCCCTGTCTGGGCTCAGTGGGCCAACTGACACTTAACAAGTGCAATCACTGTTTCTTCCTCCAAATTTCCTCCACCTGCACTCACCACAGACTGCtgttgaaaagaatctatgtattCACAGACTGCCCATTCGGACAGTCAGTACATTATCACCCCTTATCCCAGCTCTTTAATTTTAAAGGTCCCTCATTGAGCATACTTTGATAACCTTTGATTTaagaaagttttctttatttcaacaGATTAAAGAACAAAAAGTTGTCGTGGATGAACTTTCTAACCTGAAGAAGAACAGGGTGAGTTATTAGAGTTATTCTGAATAGTATGCCAAAGGGTTTGATTATATCTTATTAACTATACAAAAAAGTTACAAGAACTACATATAagatttatattacatttatgtCAAAATTTACAAGATTACAACACCTTCTTAGTTAAGTTGCAAAAAGCAAAAAGTGTCcaagattttatatatttattatatacaaaTATCTATATAATAATCATAGTTAATACCTTTTCCCCATCATATGCAATTAACATTACCTTTGTACCAAATGACTACTaatggtatttattttatacctgaatTTGGTGTTTTCTTTTGAAGTAAATTAACTTTAAATGTATTGAGAAGGCAGGAAGCTATTCCTTTAAGTGAATGTGTATAAtagttgaaaaaacaaaaaagacaaagtgaATGTGTATAAtagttgaaaaaacaaaaaagacaaatgcttCTCCCCCTCCACATTTTTTTACATCAAGCATCCAAATCATTAACCTGGTCATTTAATGCCATTTCCATTAATGTATTCATAAACAAGTAAGCTACTGCTTCGTGTGTAATTATACTgccaaaaatgacattttaaagttaaGGAAGAAATGATTTGAGCCctttaaagctttttaaagagtattttgaTAACTGACAGGTTAGACATTTCTGATACTGTCTTTCGTGGAATATTGAAGATACGACTGATACAGACTTTCTAGAGGGAAAATTGGCAGAAAGCATCAAAGCTTTAAAACTATTACTCTTTGACCCAACAGTTCTATTTATAGGAATTGATACTTAGGAGAGAATCATGATGAGTGCACAAAAATTTAGCTACAAAGCCTTCATCACATtgatttataatagtgaaaagtTGGCAACACCCTAAGTGTCTAAACTTGAGTACTGACCAAATAAACTGTAATATTATTAAAGGAAAGTGGTATTATAGtatatgcagagaaaaaaagagttttacTTCAGTGTTAGCAGTAGCAGCTTCTAGACAGTAGGATAATGGgtgacttttgtttgtttatctgtatttGCTAAGGTATTATTCTAAATGTATGTTACCGAACTTCAAGAATAGGGTTCAGTTTTGACATCTGCTTTTTAGATCAAATCATGATATTAGCCTAAATTATGTTTTGCAGAAAGTATATAGGCAGCAACAGAACAGCAACATATTCTTTCTTGCAGACCGAACAGAAATGCTTTCTGAAAGCAAAAGTAAGTTTTTTTGGTATATTATATGGTAATGCACAGAAATTCTTTTGTGGTCTTTCTGTAGAAATTCATGGTAGAGTCTAAATTATACTGTCTATATCTgaatgttcatatatatatatatatctgaagatTGGATGGTGTTATAcctattaataaaattaatgcaGTGATTTGGTTTTCCTCAAGTTAGCCTTCCAAAGATGAGtatatagggaaaaaaatttttaatgagatacGTTAGAAAGCAATAATTATTAACATAAGCTTTCGAGTTTTAGACAGATCTAGGTATGAAATACTGTTCTACCACTTTCTACCTTTGTGATGTTGAGTGAATCACATTGAGCCACCAAGTCTTGTGGGGTTTAAATAAAATGGTACATATTTATAAAGTGCGTAGTTCGGTGCCTGAGTTAAACTAAGCATTTAACGAACAGAAGCTGGTTTCTAAAAGATAAACATTCTTCATTAGAAGCCTGTTGTAAATTATTATTTGAACTAACACAGTGCATGTACTCAAATGGTGTGATCTTGGTAAATAGCTTGTTTTCCCCTATGAATTACTAGGTAAAGGtccaagaatttttatttcactcaatatttcttctcccctcccccacaggtaTACTGGATGAGCTGAGAAAAGAATaccaagaaatagaaaactcagaaaaaaccAAAGTCAAGAAATAGTCAACTTGATTTCACATCACAATGTGTGGCATTTGTTGTGCCGTAAGCTTTTCTGTTGAGCATTTTGGTGAAGATTTGAAAGAGGATTTACTGTGTAATCTTAAACGTCGAGGCCCCAATAGCAGTAAACAGCTGTTAAAGTCTAATGTTAACTACGAGTGTTTATTTTCTGGTCATGTCCTTCACTTAAGAGGTGTATTGACTGCCCAGCCTGTGGAAGATGAAAGAGGCAATGTATTCCTCTGGAATGGAGAAGTCTTTAGTGGAATAAAAGTTGAAGCTGAAGAAAATGATACTCAAATAATGTTTAATTATCTTTCCTCTTGTGAGAATGAAT includes these proteins:
- the ASDURF gene encoding ASNSD1 upstream open reading frame protein, producing MPSRGARPEDGAGLVPADISTPHKEDLSSKIKEQKVVVDELSNLKKNRKVYRQQQNSNIFFLADRTEMLSESKSILDELRKEYQEIENSEKTKVKK